In Amphiura filiformis chromosome 1, Afil_fr2py, whole genome shotgun sequence, the following are encoded in one genomic region:
- the LOC140159312 gene encoding uncharacterized protein: MEDTSAVNELLQHASQLPATSQDNIFVIPQNWISSLQNVDYTIENASSCDAEVINVQGATSAENLQSQCQSSVKLDVQNLQCSTCEKTFKSLMSLNYHIKRMHSNLVPVNAEECMYLCGKCGKMYTSMVHLKEHDEAVHLKKLHKCKFCKSTFKWKTNLHTHQRTHNTGYRKRKLNINRKCKQCSLEFASNKLFDRHMHEIHGSTFKCKFCQKQFGLKYVYEQHRMTTHRNLVNKFECDVCKRRYASENILHNHMELEGHSPTVALEDKTTGVIKNVYKCKLCETDDTVYETNKAFRDHLQNAHRAKMQQMPNLNGTKECRYCFKTFENWCLYREHVKTHSGKKERKCDHCDYKCFYPSDLRKHVAIHTGETPYKCTFCGERFKSISSQRSHEHRHTKKYSHTCDICQKGFYKRNDFESHMHNHNQEWKFECNFCKKMYPTKQSLERHKKDVHSNSNTLYNCVTCGDVFSTEELFKEHNKIHCNDIICVVCRKSFKNQEELEDHKSLAHVKNCLERLKMDYVCTLCSVKCDSTESFALHCLHHLNTSPFHCVNCKLQLTERKWFTKHMEVKHQVELRMTSEEVQREVVAKIELEKMVAFRMVKDDTGSEMESARDKSLSKSMPKSSKMLAQKSLKKSIQKVAEPVQDINEFEQDNVEWSEETIGSESGLDPSVRDTTDLEDGGDEVMEDTALSGPGSDQSDDTDSAAESSQESSKTTKKKSKVKKHECRFCPCSYDTDAELKAHHVKSHKKDLDLYWQCLTLKVE; the protein is encoded by the coding sequence atggaGGATACATCTGCTGTAAATGAACTTCTCCAACATGCTTCCCAATTACCAGCCACTTCTCAAGACAACATCTTTGTGATACCACAAAACTGGATTTCATCCTTGCAGAATGTCGATTACACCATAGAAAATGCCTCATCTTGTGATGCAGAAGTCATTAATGTGCAAGGTGCAACAAGTGCCGAGAATTTACAAAGTCAGTGCCAGTCATCAGTAAAATTAGACGTTCAGAACTTGCAATGCAGTACATGCGAAAAAACGTTCAAGTCTCTCATGTCTTTAAATTACCATATTAAACGCATGCACAGTAATTTGGTGCCAGTAAATGCTGAAGAATGCATGTATCTATGCGGCAAATGTGGGAAAATGTACACATCGATGGTGCACTTGAAAGAACATGACGAAGCAGTTCATCTTAAAAAGCTGCATAAGTGTAAGTTCTGCAAGAGTACCTTCAAATGGAAAACCAATTTGCACACTCACCAAAGGACCCATAATACCGGGTATAGGAAACGCAAGCTTAATATCAACCGGAAGTGTAAGCAATGCAGTCTTGAGTTTGCCAGTAATAAATTATTTGATAGGCATATGCATGAAATTCATGGCAGTACTtttaaatgcaaattttgccagaAGCAGTTTGGGTTGAAATATGTGTACGAGCAACACCGTATGACTACTCATCGTAATTTGGTGAACAAATTTGAATGTGATGTATGTAAAAGGAGGTATGCTTCAGAAAATATATTACACAATCACATGGAACTTGAAGGTCACTCACCAACTGTGGCATTGGAAGACAAGACCACTGGTGTTATTAAAAATGTGTATAAGTGCAAACTTTGTGAAACTGATGATACCGTCTATGAAACAAACAAAGCATTTCGTGATCACTTGCAAAATGCTCATCGTGCAAAGATGCAGCAAATGCCTAACTTAAATGGAACCAAAGAGTGTCGGTattgtttcaaaacatttgaaaattggTGTTTGTACAGGGAACATGTGAAGACCCATTCGGGTAAAAAAGAGCGCAAATGTGACCATTGTGATTACAAGTGCTTCTATCCGTCTGATTTGCGTAAGCACGTAGCAATACACACAGGGGAGACACCCTACAAATGCACATTTTGTGGGGAACGATTTAAATCCATTTCGTCCCAAAGGAGTCATGAACATCGACACACCAAAAAGTACTCTCATACATGCGATATATGTCAGAAAGGTTTCTATAAGCGTAATGATTTTGAAAGTCACATGCACAACCATAACCAGGAGTGGAAGTTTGAGTGTAATTTCTGCAAGAAAATGTACCCGACAAAACAGAGTTTGGAACGGCACAAGAAAGATGTGCATTCGAATTCGAACACACTATATAATTGCGTTACATGTGGTGATGTGTTTTCAACAGAGGAGCTTTTTAAAGAGCATAACAAGATACATTGTAATGATATAATATGTGTTGTGTGCAGAAAAAGTTTCAAGAACCAAGAAGAACTTGAAGACCATAAAAGTCTTGCTCATGTTAAGAACTGTTTGGAAAGACTGAAAATGGATTATGTTTGCACTCTTTGCTCAGTAAAGTGTGACTCTACAGAGAGCTTTGCACTTCACTGCTTACACCATTTAAACACAAGTCCATTCCATTGTGTAAATTGCAAGTTGCAGTTGACGGAGCGTAAGTGGTTCACCAAACACATGGAAGTGAAACATCAGGTGGAGTTACGCATGACTTCAGAGGAGGTTCAAAGGGAAGTTGTTGCCAAAATAGAGCTTGAAAAAATGGTAGCGTTCAGAATGGTGAAAGATGATACTGGTTCAGAGATGGAATCAGCAAGAGATAAAAGTTTAAGCAAGTCAATGCCCAAGTCTTCCAAAATGTTAGCTcaaaagtctttaaaaaaatcaatacaaAAGGTAGCAGAGCCGGTGCAAGATATAAACGAGTTTGAGCAAGATAATGTTGAGTGGAGTGAAGAGACAATAGGGTCAGAGTCAGGGTTAGATCCATCAGTGCGAGACACAACAGATTTGGAGGATGGTGGGGATGAGGTGATGGAAGATACAGCGCTGTCGGGACCAGGTTCTGATCAATCAGACGACACAGATTCTGCAGCTGAATCCTCACAAGAGAGCTCAAAGACAACAAAGAAAAAATCTAAGGTGAAAAAGCATGAATGTCGCTTTTGCCCATGCAGTTATGATACCGATGCAGAGTTAAAAGCTCACCATGTTAAAAGTCACAAGAAAGACTTAGACTTATATTGGCAGTGTTTGACACTGAAAGTTGAATGA